The Microbacterium trichothecenolyticum sequence CTCTCCACGGAGCTCGAACACGCATCGCTAGAATCGATGAGTCGTCGAGCCGTACCGGCGACATCCATCGACCGCCAGGAGTCCTGCGTGCCCGAACACATCCTGATCACCGGCGGAGCAGGATTCATCGGATCACGACTCGCTCGACGTTTCGTCGAGGCCGGGCATCGAGTGTCCGTGCTCGACTCTCTCATCGCTCAGGTCCATGGCCCCGACCCCGTGCACACGTCACCGCTTCTCGCGTCCCTCGATGGCATCGCCAACGTCCACCACGGGTCGGTCACCGACGACGATGACCTCCGTACCGCCCTCGCGGGCGCGACGATCGTCGTGCATCTCGCTGCCGAGACGGGTACGGGGCAATCGATGTATGAGATCGAGAGGTACGTCGAAACGAACGTGGGCGGCACGGCCAAGCTCCTCGACCTGCTCGCCAACGAATCGCATGAGGTCAGCCGCGTCGTGATCGCATCGTCGCGATCGATCTACGGTGAAGGCGCCTACCGAACGGAGGACGGACGAACGGTCTATCCCCCTCACCGCACGGATGCCGACATGTCCCGCGGGGACTTCGAAGTCCACCTGGAGGGCGAGGGGGAGCTGGCTCTCGTCCCCACCGACGAGGACGCGAAGCTCCATCCGTCCTCGGTGTACGGCATCACGAAACAGATGCAGGAATCGCTGGTCCGCACCGTGGCTCCCACGCTGGGTGTCGAAGCCGTCGCTTTGCGGTATCAGAACGTCTTCGGACCGGGCCAGTCCCTGAAGAACCCGTACACCGGCATCCTGTCGATCTTCTCGACCCTGATCCGCCAGGGGAAGGAGATCAACATCTTCGAGGACGGGAAGGAGAGCCGCGACTTCGTCTACATCGACGATGTGGTCGAG is a genomic window containing:
- a CDS encoding NAD-dependent epimerase/dehydratase family protein yields the protein MPEHILITGGAGFIGSRLARRFVEAGHRVSVLDSLIAQVHGPDPVHTSPLLASLDGIANVHHGSVTDDDDLRTALAGATIVVHLAAETGTGQSMYEIERYVETNVGGTAKLLDLLANESHEVSRVVIASSRSIYGEGAYRTEDGRTVYPPHRTDADMSRGDFEVHLEGEGELALVPTDEDAKLHPSSVYGITKQMQESLVRTVAPTLGVEAVALRYQNVFGPGQSLKNPYTGILSIFSTLIRQGKEINIFEDGKESRDFVYIDDVVEATFLAATSAAAAGHVFNVGSGRATTVLEVVDSLRTAFGIQVPARVTGNYRLGDIRHNVADTTRLTEILGFTPNVPFGEGVRRFVDWVLTEPVEGDSYQRSLDEMAHRKLLK